ACTATGATTGCACCAAAAGCGCCGGGACACACAGTAAGAAGCGAATATCAGATCGGCAGAGGAACTCCATGTCTGGTAGCTGTTCAGCAGGACTACACAGGAAAGGCAAAAGAAAAAGCATTGGCTTACGCAGCAGCGCTTGGTGGTGCAAGAGCCGGAGTTTTGGAAACAACCTTTAAAGTAGAGACAGAAACAGACCTTTTCGGAGAGCAGGCAGTGCTTTGCGGCGGTGTTACAGCTCTTATGAAAGCAGGATTTGAAACTTTAGTAGAAGCAGGATATGCACCGGAAAACGCATATTTTGAATGTATTCACGAAATGAAGCTGATTGTAGATTTGATTTACGAAAGCGGATTTAAAGGAATGCGTTATTCTATTTCTAATACAGCAGAATTTGGTGATTATATTACAGGACCAAAGATTGTTACAGACGAGACAAAAAAAGCAATGAAACAGATTTTAGCAGATATTCAGGACGGAACATTTGCAAAGAACTGGATTTTGGAAAATCAGTCCGGATGTATGCACTTTGGCGCAATGAGAAGAAGAGAAGCAGAACACCAGTTAGAAGAAGTCGGTGCAGAGCTTCGTAAGCTGTATAGCTGGAACGGAAAAGAAAAATTGATTGATAACTAATAAAAGGAGCACTTCTGAGCTTAATCAGAAGTGCTTTTTCTGTAAAAATGTATAAATTCTTTTACTGCTTTGTTTTGGCTGATATTTTCAGGTAATGCAAAACCAATTTCTCGTTTGTTTATGGATATAGGAAGGGGAACTTCTATCAGAGAACCTTCTGCCAATTCTTTTTCTACAAATTGTCGTATGACACAGGCAATCCCCATGCCTATTTTGGCAAATTCAATGAGTAAGTCCATAGTAGAAACTTCCAAAAGATTATCCGCTTCCATACGGCAGGAGGCAAGATAGTCGTCAATATACTGTCGTGTCATATTTCCTTTATTTAATAGCATTAAGGTAGCAGACTGAAAAGGATTTTCTGAGTAATCGCTGCGTTTGGAAAGATGCTCCATATAGGATTTTGTGCATACGAAAATGTCTTCGATTTCTCCCAATGAGTCAAAATGCGTATGGTAGAGACGCTCCGGTTTTCCAATAAGTCCTAAGTCAACTTTGTTTTCTTTTAAAAGCTGCAAGGTATGATTAGTGGACTGACACTCAATGGAAATACGAATATGGGGATGGGTTTCAATAAATTCCTTTAAGTACGGCAAAAGAACGTATTTGCACAATGTGGTGGATACGCCGATATGTATATGTCCGATGCCCAGCTCGTGAATTTTTTTGATTTGTGTTTCGCCTTTTTCCAGAGAATAAAAAGCGTTTTGAACGTAATGGTAGAGAAGTTCTCCTTCTTCCGTTAGTTGAACGCCTCTGGAATTACGGGAAAAAAGAGAAACTTCTAAATTTTCCTCCAATTTGCGAATGGATTTGCTGATTGCAGGCTGGCTGATGTAAAGTCTGGCAGCGGCTTTTGAAATATTTCCGGTATTTGCCACTGTATAAAATACCCGATATAGGGAAAGGTTTTGATCCATATTTTTGCTCCTTTGAAACTCATAAGTTTAAGTTATAGCTCTTATAGTCAATATGTATTTCTAGTATAACAAAGCCCATGCTAAAATGGCAATAGCAGAAATAAATCGGAGGTGGATTTTGTGGGAATGACAATGACACAAAAAATATTAGCAGCCCATGCAGGGCTTGAAAAAGTGGAAGCAGGACAGTTGATTGAGGCAGAATTGGATTTGGTGCTGGGCAATGATATCACTTCTCCTGTGGCAATTCACGAAATGGAAAAAATGAAAGCGGAAGGTGTCTTTCATAAAGATAAAATAGCATTGGTTATGGACCATTTTATTCCAAATAAAGATATTAAATCAGCAGAAAACTGTAAATGCGTAAGAGAATTTGCAGCCCGTCATGAGATTACGAACTATTTTGACGTAGGAGAAATGGGAATTGAGCATGCTCTTTTACCGGAAAGCGGTTTGACCGTGGCAGGAGATGCGATTATCGGAGCAGACTCTCATACCTGTACTTATGGAGCATTGGGAGCATTTTCTACCGGTGTGGGAAGTACGGATATGGCAGCGGCAATGGTAACAGGAAAAGCATGGTTTAAGGTTCCGTCTGCCATTCGTATCAATTTAATCGGAAAACCTTCCAAATGGGTAAGTGGAAAAGATGTTATTCTGCACCTGATTGGAAAAATCGGTGTTGACGGAGCATTGTATAAATCTCTGGAATTTACAGGAGAAGGTGTGAAAAATCTTTCCATGGATGACCGCTTTACCATTGCGAATATGGCGATTGAAGCAGGGGCAAAAAACGGTATTTTTCCGGTAGATGAAAAGACTGAGGAATATATGAAGGAACATTCCAAACGACCATATAAACGTTATGAGCCTGATGAAGATGCAGTTTATGATGAGGAATATACCATTGATTTAAGCAAGTTAAGACCTACGGTGGCATTTCCGCATTTACCTTCCAATACAAAGACCATAGATGAAATACAGGATGATGTTATCATCCAGCAATCGGTTATCGGTTCTTGTACCAACGGAAGAATTGACGATTTAAGATGCGCTGCTCAGATATTAAAAAATCGCAAGGTAAAAAAAGGCGTGCGCTGCATTATTATTCCGGCAACGCAGAAAATCTATCTTCAGGCATTGGAAGAAGGATTGCTGAAAATCTTTATTGAAGCCGGCGCTGTGGTAAGTACGCCAACATGTGGTCCGTGCTTGGGCGGTTATATGGGCATTTTGGCAGAGGGAGAACGCTGCATTTCTACAACAAACAGAAACTTTGTAGGAAGAATGGGACATGTAAAATCAGAAGTTTATCTTGCAAGTCCGGCAGTGGCAGCAGCCAGCGCCATAACAGGAAAAATTTCAAGTCCGGAAGAATTGGGGGAATAGAAAATGAAAGTAAAAGGAAATGCTTTTAAATATGGAGACAACGTAGACACTGACGTAATTATTCCTGCCAGATACTTAAATTCATCAAAGGCAGAAGAATTGGCAGCTCATTGTATGGAAGATATTGATAAAAATTTTGTGAATGAAGTAAAAAAAGGTGATATTTTGGCGGCAAACAAAAATTTTGGCTGCGGTTCTTCAAGGGAACATGCTCCTATGGCAATTAAAGCCGCCGGCATCAGTTGTGTAATTGCGGAAACCTTTGCCCGTATTTTTTACAGAAATGCCATCAATATCGGACTCCCTATTGTAGAATGTCCGGAGGCTGCCAGAGATATTGAAAAAGGCGATGAGGTGGAAGTGGATTTTGATAACGGTATTATCCGTAATCTTTCCAAAGAGAAGGAATATCCAATTCAGCCGTTCCCTGAATTTATGCAGAGAATTATTGAAGCAGAAGGTCTTGTGAATTATATTATAAAGAATAAATGAAAAATCTTATATTTCTATAACCTGTGTCAGGATTCTTGATTTCTGTATATAAAGTAATTATACTTACCCTTTGAATAAAGGAAACAGTCAGGAGATTGTTGGAATAGGAGTGAGTACGATTAAACACATAGGAAAAATTATTACAGTATTTCTGGTTGCTTACGTAGGAGCTTTGACGTTGCCTTATGTGGGACATAAAAAAGTTTCCAGTAATTACAAAAAAGAGTTTCAGGCAGAAGACTGTTATGGAGATACAAATGGCAAAGAGAGAGTAGCTTATGTAGACGATAATGTAGAAGCCTTAAAATATCGTTTAAAAATGATCAGCGAGGCGCAGAAGGAAGTCATATTGTCTACCTTTGATTTTAATGCAGACAGCAGTGGCAAAGATGTGATGTGTTCTCTTTTAGAAGCTGCAGAGCGTGGAGTTAAGGTAAAAGTTATTGTAGATGGTGGAAATGGGTTTATAGATATGAAAATGAAATCCAGCCAGTGGTTTCAGGCATTAGCATCTCACGAAAATGTTGAAGTACAGATTTATAATCCTGTGAACTTATTAAAGCCGTGGAAACTACAGGCAAGACTTCACGACAAATATGTAATTGTAGATAATAAAATGTATCTTCTGGGAGGAAGAAATACAACAAATCTATTTCTGGGAGATTATTCAGAAAGTCAAAATTTAGACAGAGAACTGTTTGTTTATAAAGAGGATGAAAATATACAGGGTTCTATAGACCAGTTAAAACAGTATTTTGAAAGTATTTGGAACTTAAAGGACAGTAAACCTTATGAGTGTAAAAAGCAAACAGAAGAAATTGAACAATGTTTGACGGATTTAAAAAAACGTAGTCTAAAATTGCGAGAATTATATCCGGATGCTTACGAAGAGTGGAACTGGCAGGAATTGACAGTAGATACAAATAAAGTTACTCTTTTACAAAATCCCATAAAGGCAGAAAATAAAGAACCTTTGATGTGGCATTCTGTTACGGAGCTAATGAAAACAGGAGAAAATATTACCGTTTACACTCCATATATTATCTGTGGAAAAGAAATGTATGAGGATTTAACACAGATATGCGAAGAAACGGAAACTGTGGAGATTATTACCAATGATGTTTCCAGTGGGGCGAACCCATGGGGATGCACAGATTATCTTAATCAGAAAGAGAAAATCTGGGCAACCGGTGTACAGGTGTATGAGTTTATGGGCGAGCACTCCAGTCATACAAAGGCGGTTTTGATTGATGAAAGAATGAGTTTAGTGGGATCTTATAATATGGATATGCGCAGTACATATCAGGATACAGAATTAATGCTGGCAGTAGACTCTGTAGCTCTTAATGAACAAATCAGACAAGAGGCAGAGAGGGATAAACTTGCCAGTCGTACTATGACAGAGAGTGGTGAATACGAGTATGGACCGGAGTATCAGGCTAAGGAAATGAGTACGGGAAAGAAAATTTTCTATGGTGTGCTGAGAGTGATTACGGTTCCGATAAGGAGATTTTTGTAATAAGATTGATAAAAAAATAGTAAAGTTAAAATCGCTTGGATTATAGGTCTGAGCGATTTTTTGCGTAGACGAAAAAGAAACGACAGAAATATTAAAATTACAGTAGGCAAGAATTGTAAAATGCTGTAAAATTAAGATAAAATAAAAAAGTGCTGTATAAAGAGGTTAAATAAAGAATAAAAATGAGAATAAAAAAAGTAAATGTAACAGAGCAAGTCGTAGAATATTTAAAAGAAAATATAGAAGCAGGAAACTGGAAAGTAGGTGAGAAAATACCATCGGAAAATCAGATGACATCTACTTTGGGTGTCAGCCGCTCCAGTGTCAGAGCAGCTCTTCAATATATGATTGGCATCGGCGTATTAGAAAGTGTGCATGGAAAGGGAACATATCTTATCAACAGCCAAGTAGAAAATTGGGAGGAAGCAGACAATAAAATTACTTCTGAAGACTGTAAGGATATTGAAAAAGTATTGGAATTTCGCAGGATTTTAGAGCCGGATGCGTGCAGATTGGCAGTAGAGAGGGGAGACAGTCAGGTTGTATCAGA
The DNA window shown above is from Blautia hansenii DSM 20583 and carries:
- the ilvC gene encoding ketol-acid reductoisomerase, with product MAVKIYYQEDCNLALLEGKTIAIIGYGSQGHAHALNLKESGCNVIVGLYEGSKSWDKAVKQGFEVYTAAEAAKKADIIMILINDEKQAKLYKEDIEPNLEEGNMLMFAHGFAIHFGQIKPPAYVDVTMIAPKAPGHTVRSEYQIGRGTPCLVAVQQDYTGKAKEKALAYAAALGGARAGVLETTFKVETETDLFGEQAVLCGGVTALMKAGFETLVEAGYAPENAYFECIHEMKLIVDLIYESGFKGMRYSISNTAEFGDYITGPKIVTDETKKAMKQILADIQDGTFAKNWILENQSGCMHFGAMRRREAEHQLEEVGAELRKLYSWNGKEKLIDN
- a CDS encoding LysR family transcriptional regulator; the encoded protein is MDQNLSLYRVFYTVANTGNISKAAARLYISQPAISKSIRKLEENLEVSLFSRNSRGVQLTEEGELLYHYVQNAFYSLEKGETQIKKIHELGIGHIHIGVSTTLCKYVLLPYLKEFIETHPHIRISIECQSTNHTLQLLKENKVDLGLIGKPERLYHTHFDSLGEIEDIFVCTKSYMEHLSKRSDYSENPFQSATLMLLNKGNMTRQYIDDYLASCRMEADNLLEVSTMDLLIEFAKIGMGIACVIRQFVEKELAEGSLIEVPLPISINKREIGFALPENISQNKAVKEFIHFYRKSTSD
- the leuC gene encoding 3-isopropylmalate dehydratase large subunit, with amino-acid sequence MGMTMTQKILAAHAGLEKVEAGQLIEAELDLVLGNDITSPVAIHEMEKMKAEGVFHKDKIALVMDHFIPNKDIKSAENCKCVREFAARHEITNYFDVGEMGIEHALLPESGLTVAGDAIIGADSHTCTYGALGAFSTGVGSTDMAAAMVTGKAWFKVPSAIRINLIGKPSKWVSGKDVILHLIGKIGVDGALYKSLEFTGEGVKNLSMDDRFTIANMAIEAGAKNGIFPVDEKTEEYMKEHSKRPYKRYEPDEDAVYDEEYTIDLSKLRPTVAFPHLPSNTKTIDEIQDDVIIQQSVIGSCTNGRIDDLRCAAQILKNRKVKKGVRCIIIPATQKIYLQALEEGLLKIFIEAGAVVSTPTCGPCLGGYMGILAEGERCISTTNRNFVGRMGHVKSEVYLASPAVAAASAITGKISSPEELGE
- the leuD gene encoding 3-isopropylmalate dehydratase small subunit codes for the protein MKVKGNAFKYGDNVDTDVIIPARYLNSSKAEELAAHCMEDIDKNFVNEVKKGDILAANKNFGCGSSREHAPMAIKAAGISCVIAETFARIFYRNAINIGLPIVECPEAARDIEKGDEVEVDFDNGIIRNLSKEKEYPIQPFPEFMQRIIEAEGLVNYIIKNK
- a CDS encoding phospholipase D-like domain-containing protein, whose amino-acid sequence is MNKGNSQEIVGIGVSTIKHIGKIITVFLVAYVGALTLPYVGHKKVSSNYKKEFQAEDCYGDTNGKERVAYVDDNVEALKYRLKMISEAQKEVILSTFDFNADSSGKDVMCSLLEAAERGVKVKVIVDGGNGFIDMKMKSSQWFQALASHENVEVQIYNPVNLLKPWKLQARLHDKYVIVDNKMYLLGGRNTTNLFLGDYSESQNLDRELFVYKEDENIQGSIDQLKQYFESIWNLKDSKPYECKKQTEEIEQCLTDLKKRSLKLRELYPDAYEEWNWQELTVDTNKVTLLQNPIKAENKEPLMWHSVTELMKTGENITVYTPYIICGKEMYEDLTQICEETETVEIITNDVSSGANPWGCTDYLNQKEKIWATGVQVYEFMGEHSSHTKAVLIDERMSLVGSYNMDMRSTYQDTELMLAVDSVALNEQIRQEAERDKLASRTMTESGEYEYGPEYQAKEMSTGKKIFYGVLRVITVPIRRFL
- a CDS encoding FadR/GntR family transcriptional regulator translates to MRIKKVNVTEQVVEYLKENIEAGNWKVGEKIPSENQMTSTLGVSRSSVRAALQYMIGIGVLESVHGKGTYLINSQVENWEEADNKITSEDCKDIEKVLEFRRILEPDACRLAVERGDSQVVSELEKYLKQMKKYEGERDAFVNADLKFHEVICKASGNQLLEKSLHKVFLETRKNHNQMNALFGFQSGIDCHTEILEAFKEKNSQKAYRAMWNHMNQAMKKI